One window of the Alligator mississippiensis isolate rAllMis1 chromosome 5, rAllMis1, whole genome shotgun sequence genome contains the following:
- the ZNF326 gene encoding DBIRD complex subunit ZNF326 isoform X2 translates to MGDFGGMHRPGIVVDYHNKPSSVAFAARGIKRKMIPQPYNKPGGTFIKKPKLTKPIMKMNTKNLPNSKPDVRSEEEEKRRIEARREKQRRRREKNSEKYGDGYRMAFTCSFCKFRTFEEKEIESHLESAAHQETLDHIQKQTKFDKVVMEFLHECMVNKFKKTAMRKQQTSSQSENVQAVEKDIMEGVTADDHMMKVETVHCSACSVYVPALHSSVQQHLKSPDHAKGKQAYREQIKRESVLTATSILNNPIVKARYELYVKGENPFENSDQTQEQQIEEEDKADEAVEEEEEEEEEEEEEEEEEEVEEEEEVEEEEEEEEEEETEEQTDFTLDHTEDN, encoded by the exons ATGGGAGACTTTGGAGGCATGCATAGACCTGGAATTGTTGTTGACTATCATAATAAACCCAGTTCTGTAGCATTTGCTGCAAGAGGAATAAAGAGGAAAATGATTCCACAGCCATATAACAAACCTGGTGGGACGTTTATCAAGAAACCCAAACTGACAAAACCTATTATGAAGATGAACACAAAAAATCTACCTA ATTCCAAGCCAGATGTCAGAagtgaagaggaagaaaagcGACGAATTGAGGCAAGAAGAGAGAAACAAAGGCGAAGAAGGGAGAAAAACAGTGAAAAATATGGGGATGGATACAG aatgGCATTCACTTGTTCGTTTTGTAAATTTCGAAcatttgaagaaaaagaaattgaatctcacCTGGAAAGTGCTGCCCATCAGGAAACATTGGACCATATCCAGAAACAAACCAAATTTGACAAAGTAGTGATGGAGTTTCTGCAT GAGTGCATGGTGAATAAATTCAAGAAGACAGCTATGCGCAAGCAACAAACCAGCAGTCAATCTGAAAATGTCCAAGCTGTTGAAAAAGATATAATGGAAG gTGTTACTGCTGATGACCACATGATGAAAGTAGAGACAGTTCATTGTAGTGCTTGTAGTGTGTATGTTCCTGCACTACACAGTTCCGTTCAACAGCACTTAAAATCCCCTGATcatgcaaaaggaaaacaa GCCTACAGAGAACAAATAAAAAGGGAGAGTGTACTGACTGCTACTAGTATCTTGAATAACCCAATAGTGAAAGCACGATATGAACTGTATGTCAAG GGTGAAAATCCTTTTGAAAATAGTGATCAAACTCAGGAGCAGCAGATAGAGGAAGAAGACAAGGCTGATGAGGCtgttgaggaggaagaggaggaggaggaggaggaagaagaggaagaggaggaggaagaagtggaggaggaggaggaagtagaggaagaggaggaggaagaggaggaggaagaaacagAAGAACAAACTGACTTCACCCTTGACCACACTGAAGATaactaa